AGAACCTTAAGAGCAAGAGCCCCTCTCTTTGCTCTGTGAAGTTGTCAGGGATCCGACCTGTCAGCCAGAGTGCTGTAGGAGAAGGAGGGCTGACTGGCtgtgccaacctccagcttcCCTGAGGAGCTTGCTGCGTGATCTTGGCCAGTCGGACCATTCAGCCTGACCTCCCGCTCACGGTAGTTGTGCAGATTAAAACAGAGAGGGGAGGCCCATAAACACCAACAGGGGCTCATTGGAGGAGGGGTGAGGTAAAACCATAGAGAAAGAGAAGTGTTCCTGGCGGCTGCCTCCATAGCTCGTTCCCATGTCTCCCTCCACAGGTCCAGAAAGTTGTGCCCCCGGACAGTTTCTACTTCTCCATTGTGCGGGACCCTGTGGCCTTGGCAGAATCAGCCTTCTCCTATTACCGGGGTGTGGCACCTGCTTTCCGCCGCGCTGGCACTCTTCCCGAGTTCCTGGCATCCCCACACCACTTCTACCAGCCAGGGGAACGAGGAAACCACTATGCCCGCAACCTTCTGTGGTTTGACTTTGGCCTGGATCCTCCAGCCAGCCCAGGTTCAGCAGTAATCAAAGCCACTCTGGAAGAACTGGAGCACATCTTTCACCTCGTGCTGCTAACAGAACACATGGATGAGTCCCTGGTTCTCTTGCGCCATGCTCTGTGCTGGACACTGGACGACGTCGTGGCTTTTCGGCACAACCTCCGCAGCCCAGAGTCTGTGTACACTCTGGAGCCCAGTACTGCTGCCCGGCTACGGGCCTGGAACTACCTCGACTGGCACCTCTACACCCATTTCAACCGCACCTTCTGGGCCCGGGTAGCACACTTTGGTTTTGCCCGCATGGCCCAGGAAACAGCCATGCTCCAGAAGCGCCGGGCAGAGCTAATGCAGCATtgtttgcagggggggggtcccctggaaCCAGGACACATTTCTGATGAACTAATTCGCCCCTTCCAGTTTGGTCAGGTTCCCATCTTAGGCTATGCCCTGCGGCCTGGACTGGCTCCTGAAGACCAGGCAGTCTGCCGGCGTATGGTCATCCCTGAGCTCCAGTACAAGGACCTTCTCGATGCCAAGCAATTTAATGCCCCCTTGCAAGGCAACAGCTCCCAGCACAGGACAGTGAGGTAGTCTGGGCAGGCCTGCAGTATCAGTAGAAGCTGGTGGACTCCACTGCACCCAGCCATGGTGCGGGGCTCTTGTATGATGCAGCCTGACAAGAGCTGTGGCCTTGTGGGGGGCCAGGCTGCAGTACCCTGACAAAGCCTCAGCTTGCTCATGATGGACATGAATGCATCTTGTTGCTATACTTGTATTATCCCCACCTCCCAAGCAGAGTGGCTATGAAACCTTCCACCTTTAATCAAATGCCAGTTTGCCATGACACCTGGGCAAGGAACCTGAGCAAGTTAGAATTATTTCCTGTGAATTTCAGGAGTTCCTATAGGCAGAAGCATGCTGTCATGTTCTACATGTGAAGGCAGGAGGGCAGAGAGAGCAGGTGCATGGAAGCAAGTGTGGGAGAGCCCATCCCGCACAAACATGTGGTCCCTGCCAGGAGCTGGAATGAAATGCCCCACAAAATCAAACCAGACCATCAGTTTTGAAAGTGTCAAGAAGGGGGACCTCTGGGGTGCAAGGTTGAGACTGCCAGAAACAGAAGCCCATGTCCCACCCCCTTCCAATCTCTGCTGACTCTGGGAGCACCAGAGACCAgcagggttgggaggggggatgagacACAGAGCCGCTCAGTCATCAGAGTCAATCTTGTCCATGCAGCCTGATAGTAGCTCTATGGGACTCAGGCAGAGATaagcctttcacatcacttcctgcctggtgCTTTGAACAAGGGATCCTGGCATCGTCCCTTTGACCTTCtatgtgccaagcagaggttctgctgTGGAACTACTCACCCACATACAGACAGTGCCCTGGGGCATGGGCCCATCTTCATGGACTGAGCAGGCACACCCAAAGTGCTTTGCCAAGGAGGGTAGTGACTGACAGAAAGCAAAGGTTCAGTGCTGAGACCCAGTGCACACCTCTGAGCTGGTGAACTCCAGGACTCCAGGGCCCTCGTTTCTGAGTAATCATGGACTGGGTCAGGGATGCAAAGCAGAGTGGCTGGAGTACAGGTCTTGTATCAGTGACAAACTTTGCCTTATCCTTGCTCCGTTAGAGGGATGACGTGCAGTTTTGGTATAGGTAGCAGAcccctgaagctgccttctcctaaGCCAGACCACTCCCCTTGTTATTATGTCTATTGACTTTATAGTCCACCTTGCTCACCGAGATGCAAGTGAGATTACACAGCATAAATCAATACAGCAGCAGTCTGACTCAGAATATACAGTATTAGTCATGACAGAGATGGTATAGCGTAATAATGGAATTACTGGCAGCGAGAGCGGGACAATTGGTACAGCAAACAGATAACGCCTGTTGGGCGCACTGTCCGGTTCCCACTCTGTACTATTACTTTTATTAAAATGCCCTCCAgaacaattcagttttgcatGGTTTGAGGAAtggcaggagtgtgtgtgtgggatcctAACCTCCTCAGGCAGTTAATTCCTACAGAGGAAGGCACACCTGGGGTGGGGCAGTTATGGATCTTGCTGGTTTGTAGGGTGGCACCCATAGAAGGCCCTGCTCAAAGGAGCGCAGCAAGGGCAGGGGAGCACAAGCTTGCCACAAAAACTGGGGGTCCACGGCTGGCAGACAGGCAACTGCGGCCAGGGAAgtgaagggggtggagggaggactCATAGTGACTGGGCTGCGGTGAGCgctgtttttaaaagagagagagcacCTCTGCGTGTGGGGCCTTCAAAAACACCCCCCTTCCCAACCAGGCAATGAGCAGTCCCCGAGGGCAACAAGCAACTCCCCTGTGTCCCCCAGCCGGCGGCAGCCTCCGGCCCTCCGAGACACGTCCTGACTCCTGAGGGATGTCAGAGGGGGTGCGGGAGGATAGCCCGCCTTGGTCGGCCCGACGTTTTAGCCGCAGGCTTCCCGAAGAGAAGAAAGGGGCCCCCGCAagagcctggagggggcgggggacaGAACTGCTTCGCGGGCCTCGGCGCGGAGGTACGCCGGGCCTCTGCCGAGCTCCAATTCCCGCGCGGGGACCTCCGGCAGTAGAAGGCGGCGGCTTAGCCACGAGAAGGCTGGGCGCGCGCTCCCGGTCGACTCAAGCCACACCGGAGCAGCCCATTCGGTGCTGCCCTTGAGGGGGGATGGGCGGAGGCCGGTGCAGATCCCCCTCCACAGGGCGATTCTTGCCCTTTTCGCGTCTTTGGCGGTCCCCCAAACTCGGCAATCGGAACGGCACTTCGCGGAGCCGGGCCCGTACTCCGAGCGCGGAGTCCCTTGCAGGATCCCGAGGAGTCcccagtggggggcggggggcaagcCTCCGTCGTCCCTCCCTCCGTGCCGCGCGCTCCGCCCTTAGCCCGGCCCTGTCCGGattgcctcctcctcttcctcctcctgtccctCCCGCCCACGCGGGGCTCCCCGCCGGCCCGCCCGTTCGCCGGCCCGATGGAATCGCAGTGCGACTATTTCATGTACTTCCCGGCAGTGCCGTTCCCGGCGCGCGAGGCGCTCTCGGCGGAGCCGGGCCGGTACCGATCCCTGCCGCGTAGGAACCACCTCTACCTGGGCGAGACGGTCCGCTTCCTGCTGGTGCTGCGCTGTCGTGTCGGGGCCGCCggcagcccccgcccgccctggGGAGAGTTGGCCGGCTCCCTGGCGGCGCTGGCCAGCGTCAGCCCCGGTGGGAGCGCGGTGCTCCCGGGCGACGGGGCGGGCGACGAGGCGCCCCCGGGCGACGCTGGACAGGAGGCGGCGGCCGGCGGGCAGGAGGGCCGCTTCCGAAGTTGCCCGCCCCTCCTGACCCACGGACACGGCCCTCCCGGGAGAGCGGCGGCCGGCGTAAGGCCCAGACACGGGGAGGAGGgaatgcggaggggggggggggcgaacagCGCCTTgacgccccctccccacacctgcCTCCCATCCTACAGGTGCCCGCCGAGGAGCCCATTGTCTCCACGGATGAGGTGATCTTCCCGCTGACCGTCTCTCTGGACAGACTGCCCCCCCGCACCACCAAGGCCAAAGTAAGCCTCTTGATGCGGgggcgctcccccccccattgaggaTTGCCTTCCAActactccttccctccccagattGTGGTGACAGTGTGGAAACGGGACCAAGAGAAAGCCGAGGTACGTGAGCGGGGCTACCTCCGGATCTTGCAGGACCGGGCCCCTTCCCAGACTTTCCGTGATGAGCAGGGGGCCTTCAAGGCACAAGGTGAGCCCAAGGCAGGTGCATAGCCTGGCAgtcgaggagggagggagggagggagggagtgaaggCAGGATTCCTAGCCTTGCCAACGCCTTTGCCTTTCTGGCCTGCAGTGAGCACCTTACTGACGGTCCTGCCTCCTCCGGAGTTGAAATGCCAGCAGTGCAATGTGTCGGGGAAGCACTTGACAGTCTTGAAAGGTGTGTGGCAGGGGTGAGGGGTGAGGGCACTATGGGGAAAGGGTCACCGATGATGAGCCTTGCCTAGCTGCAGGGGCTGGGGGCCTGATATAGTGGTGGGCCATCTACAGAAGGCCACAACTAGTTCAGGAAGTGGTCCCAGGTGCCCTCCATGCCCTGCCCCTCATCATCTTTGCCCTTGTAGTTCTGAATGCAGCTTCCCAGGAGGAGCTCTCTGTGTGGGATGTGCGGATCCTGCCTAATTTGAATGCCAGTTATCTTCCCATGATGCCTGACGGGTCTGTCTTGTTAGTTGATGACGTCTGGTAAGAGGAAACAGGGTAGATGGGTAAAGGGGAGTGAAGTGGGGGGGGGTATCCTCGGCTGTCCTCAGGCCTGCCTGGTTGGCTCCCTTGGTTTGTGTATATTGAACCTTACCCACTTCTTGTTCCTCTTTCCATCTCCTCTCCACAGCCATCAGTCAGGTGAAGTTTCCATGGCCTCTTTTTGCCCTgtggcctctgcttcttcagcctgcccctgctccctccgaGCTCTTGAGGAGCAAAATTTCCTCTTCCAGTTGCAGGCCCCGGAGCAGCCTCCCCACAGCACCAAGGAGGTGAGTGTGTGGGGCGGGGTCAGAATCTAGTTATTTATGTACATTGCTCAGTTTGCATTTCTCACTGGGATGCATTATGAAGTCTAAGTCAGCATAATCAACAGGGTGGAACATCCAATAAATTGATGCAGGAGGATTGAGATTGTAGGCAATTGGAACTAACCAGAAATTGAAATGGCTGAAGATGCATTACTAATCTGATGGGTTAAGTGTTGTATATATGGTGCCTACAAGCAGCCCCAGATGGTGTACACTGCACAGTCCTGGATCTTTGATCCAGATGTCTATCCAACCATTTTCTTACAGTTCAGCCTGGTGATCTGtggaaaaatgccctcctgaataattcagttttgcatcattTGTGGGAAACCAAGCAAACTTCTTGCCCgcatcaggcaggccattccataatgAGGGAGCCATAATAGAGAATGCATATGTGGACACATGTTTGCCCATTTGTAAGCTGGgacatgcagaaggccctgctcagatgagtgaagcGGTCACAGTGGAGCAGGtgcagtcctgcagataagtagCTCCAAAACCATGAAGAGCCTTGTGTGTGGGAAGGTGGAGGTCCTTGAAGGGTCATGGTGGATCCAATATATCCTGAAGGCTCTTAACTGATTCAGCAAGGGTCAGCTGGACTCCCAGCAGAAGTAGGGAGCACAATGCCCTTCAAGTTCTCCACCTTCCCAGCCAGGGTGGTCCCTGCTTGCCTTCCCAGATCTCAGTTTGAAATCGTTTATTATTAGCCATTCAACCCTACGCGGCAGGTATTGCAATTCCACAGACCATATAAAGGGGCAGGCCTGTGACGGGATGGGATACAGAAAAAGAGGAATGGGGGGTACTCCTGGAGATGGGCATGGAGAAGTGGGGCAGTGGGGCTGTGTATCTGTTATCCCTTCTCATTTACCCTTTGTAGGGGCTGGAGGTTCCTCTCATTGCAGTGGTTCAGTGGTCAACCCCCAAGCTGCCGTTCACCACTCGAATCCACACTCACTACAGGTGAGAGCTGCTCACACCCTCTGCAGGCCCAGATGTGCCATGTCTCTTTCTTGGGTCCCTCTGCTATGCAGTTGCTTCTCATACCACAAGGAAAGACAGTGACCAAGTGCTGTAAATTCATCTTCCCAGAGGAGTCTTTCAAGAAAATGTACCAAAGTGATGCTCTGCAAATCAGCATTGCATTCATGAGCCAGAAGCCTTGCTCTGCCTTCCAAAGACAGCTTCAGGTGTGGGGATGACAGTGCACCCACCCTGCTGTCCAGAAGGTCTAAGTCGCTCAATGGTATTTCTGGTGATGCAGTAATGGGGTTGGTTGGCTGGCCTGGTTGACTCTGAAGTACAGGAAGTGCCTTGCCTCCTATCTCTACCTTCTTTCTCCTCTAACTGCCCTCTGCCCTCTAGGGCCTCAGAGACAGAAGCCTTTCCCACCATCTCTTTTGGAAAAGGAGATGATAC
The Paroedura picta isolate Pp20150507F chromosome 16, Ppicta_v3.0, whole genome shotgun sequence genome window above contains:
- the GAL3ST4 gene encoding galactose-3-O-sulfotransferase 4 isoform X3; its protein translation is MTEKAAGPGTKGRRAPSELEGGGVPLPPPEHDEAVASHGVHGTFPSRRMRALSGCSPFQALWAALVISMTIGFAIQLLGASSQKSQMDPFVTPSWVFSSRLLPIPRAPPVKAEVAGEEEEAPPSPTASCQPRQHLVFLKTHKTGSSTIVNLLHRFGDSQGLRFALPAHYQFSYPNPFQARRVKGWHPKGHPFDILCHHMRFKLLEVQKVVPPDSFYFSIVRDPVALAESAFSYYRGVAPAFRRAGTLPEFLASPHHFYQPGERGNHYARNLLWFDFGLDPPASPGSAVIKATLEELEHIFHLVLLTEHMDESLVLLRHALCWTLDDVVAFRHNLRSPESVYTLEPSTAARLRAWNYLDWHLYTHFNRTFWARVAHFGFARMAQETAMLQKRRAELMQHCLQGGGPLEPGHISDELIRPFQFGQVPILGYALRPGLAPEDQAVCRRMVIPELQYKDLLDAKQFNAPLQGNSSQHRTVR
- the GAL3ST4 gene encoding galactose-3-O-sulfotransferase 4 isoform X1, producing the protein MTEKAAGPGTKGRRAPSELEGGGVPLPPPEHDEAVASHGVHGTFPSRRMRALSGCSPFQALWAALVISMTIGFAIQLLGASSQKSQMDPFVTPSWVFSSRLLPIPRAPPVKAEVAGEEEEAPPSPTASCQPRQHLVFLKTHKTGSSTIVNLLHRFGDSQGLRFALPAHYQFSYPNPFQARRVKGWHPKGHPFDILCHHMRFKLLEVRVCARVQKVVPPDSFYFSIVRDPVALAESAFSYYRGVAPAFRRAGTLPEFLASPHHFYQPGERGNHYARNLLWFDFGLDPPASPGSAVIKATLEELEHIFHLVLLTEHMDESLVLLRHALCWTLDDVVAFRHNLRSPESVYTLEPSTAARLRAWNYLDWHLYTHFNRTFWARVAHFGFARMAQETAMLQKRRAELMQHCLQGGGPLEPGHISDELIRPFQFGQVPILGYALRPGLAPEDQAVCRRMVIPELQYKDLLDAKQFNAPLQGNSSQHRTVR
- the GAL3ST4 gene encoding galactose-3-O-sulfotransferase 4 isoform X6; this encodes MRALSGCSPFQALWAALVISMTIGFAIQLLGASSQKSQMDPFVTPSWVFSSRLLPIPRAPPVKAEVAGEEEEAPPSPTASCQPRQHLVFLKTHKTGSSTIVNLLHRFGDSQGLRFALPAHYQFSYPNPFQARRVKGWHPKGHPFDILCHHMRFKLLEVRVCARVQKVVPPDSFYFSIVRDPVALAESAFSYYRGVAPAFRRAGTLPEFLASPHHFYQPGERGNHYARNLLWFDFGLDPPASPGSAVIKATLEELEHIFHLVLLTEHMDESLVLLRHALCWTLDDVVAFRHNLRSPESVYTLEPSTAARLRAWNYLDWHLYTHFNRTFWARVAHFGFARMAQETAMLQKRRAELMQHCLQGGGPLEPGHISDELIRPFQFGQVPILGYALRPGLAPEDQAVCRRMVIPELQYKDLLDAKQFNAPLQGNSSQHRTVR
- the GAL3ST4 gene encoding galactose-3-O-sulfotransferase 4 isoform X2, whose amino-acid sequence is MTEKAAGPGTKGRRAPSELEGGGVPLPPPEHDEAVASHGVHGTFPRRMRALSGCSPFQALWAALVISMTIGFAIQLLGASSQKSQMDPFVTPSWVFSSRLLPIPRAPPVKAEVAGEEEEAPPSPTASCQPRQHLVFLKTHKTGSSTIVNLLHRFGDSQGLRFALPAHYQFSYPNPFQARRVKGWHPKGHPFDILCHHMRFKLLEVRVCARVQKVVPPDSFYFSIVRDPVALAESAFSYYRGVAPAFRRAGTLPEFLASPHHFYQPGERGNHYARNLLWFDFGLDPPASPGSAVIKATLEELEHIFHLVLLTEHMDESLVLLRHALCWTLDDVVAFRHNLRSPESVYTLEPSTAARLRAWNYLDWHLYTHFNRTFWARVAHFGFARMAQETAMLQKRRAELMQHCLQGGGPLEPGHISDELIRPFQFGQVPILGYALRPGLAPEDQAVCRRMVIPELQYKDLLDAKQFNAPLQGNSSQHRTVR
- the GAL3ST4 gene encoding galactose-3-O-sulfotransferase 4 isoform X4; protein product: MTEKAAGPGTKGRRAPSELEGGGVPLPPPEHDEAVASHGVHGTFPSRRMRALSGCSPFQALWAALVISMTIGFAIQLLGASSQKRLLPIPRAPPVKAEVAGEEEEAPPSPTASCQPRQHLVFLKTHKTGSSTIVNLLHRFGDSQGLRFALPAHYQFSYPNPFQARRVKGWHPKGHPFDILCHHMRFKLLEVRVCARVQKVVPPDSFYFSIVRDPVALAESAFSYYRGVAPAFRRAGTLPEFLASPHHFYQPGERGNHYARNLLWFDFGLDPPASPGSAVIKATLEELEHIFHLVLLTEHMDESLVLLRHALCWTLDDVVAFRHNLRSPESVYTLEPSTAARLRAWNYLDWHLYTHFNRTFWARVAHFGFARMAQETAMLQKRRAELMQHCLQGGGPLEPGHISDELIRPFQFGQVPILGYALRPGLAPEDQAVCRRMVIPELQYKDLLDAKQFNAPLQGNSSQHRTVR
- the GAL3ST4 gene encoding galactose-3-O-sulfotransferase 4 isoform X5: MTEKAAGPGTKGRRAPSELEGGGVPLPPPEHDEAVASHGVHGTFPRRMRALSGCSPFQALWAALVISMTIGFAIQLLGASSQKRLLPIPRAPPVKAEVAGEEEEAPPSPTASCQPRQHLVFLKTHKTGSSTIVNLLHRFGDSQGLRFALPAHYQFSYPNPFQARRVKGWHPKGHPFDILCHHMRFKLLEVRVCARVQKVVPPDSFYFSIVRDPVALAESAFSYYRGVAPAFRRAGTLPEFLASPHHFYQPGERGNHYARNLLWFDFGLDPPASPGSAVIKATLEELEHIFHLVLLTEHMDESLVLLRHALCWTLDDVVAFRHNLRSPESVYTLEPSTAARLRAWNYLDWHLYTHFNRTFWARVAHFGFARMAQETAMLQKRRAELMQHCLQGGGPLEPGHISDELIRPFQFGQVPILGYALRPGLAPEDQAVCRRMVIPELQYKDLLDAKQFNAPLQGNSSQHRTVR
- the TRAPPC14 gene encoding trafficking protein particle complex subunit 14 isoform X1, whose product is MESQCDYFMYFPAVPFPAREALSAEPGRYRSLPRRNHLYLGETVRFLLVLRCRVGAAGSPRPPWGELAGSLAALASVSPGGSAVLPGDGAGDEAPPGDAGQEAAAGGQEGRFRSCPPLLTHGHGPPGRAAAGVPAEEPIVSTDEVIFPLTVSLDRLPPRTTKAKIVVTVWKRDQEKAEVRERGYLRILQDRAPSQTFRDEQGAFKAQVSTLLTVLPPPELKCQQCNVSGKHLTVLKVLNAASQEELSVWDVRILPNLNASYLPMMPDGSVLLVDDVCHQSGEVSMASFCPVASASSACPCSLRALEEQNFLFQLQAPEQPPHSTKEGLEVPLIAVVQWSTPKLPFTTRIHTHYRLPSIRLARPRFVMTAECESPVVLHHRFTVTYTLINNLQDFLAVRLVWTPENIAAGKALSGSEQQAIHNSQDSIVCHTPLNNLGYSRKGSARTFCVTFQALQAGLYELSQHMKLKLQFTASISNPPPEARPISRKSSPGSPAVRELVERHQASLGRSQSFSHQQPARGHLMRSGSVMERRAITPPVGSPVGRPLYLPSDKTALSLDKIAKRECKVLVVAPIT
- the TRAPPC14 gene encoding trafficking protein particle complex subunit 14 isoform X2, producing MESQCDYFMYFPAVPFPAREALSAEPGRYRSLPRRNHLYLGETVRFLLVLRCRVGAAGSPRPPWGELAGSLAALASVSPGGSAVLPGDGAGDEAPPGDAGQEAAAGGQEGRFRSCPPLLTHGHGPPGRAAAGVPAEEPIVSTDEVIFPLTVSLDRLPPRTTKAKIVVTVWKRDQEKAEVRERGYLRILQDRAPSQTFRDEQGAFKAQVSTLLTVLPPPELKCQQCNVSGKHLTVLKVLNAASQEELSVWDVRILPNLNASYLPMMPDGSVLLVDDVCHQSGEVSMASFCPVASASSACPCSLRALEEQNFLFQLQAPEQPPHSTKEGLEVPLIAVVQWSTPKLPFTTRIHTHYRLPSIRLARPRFVMTAECESPVVLHHRFTVTYTLINNLQDFLAVRLVWTPENIAAAVPAHEAEAAVHRQHLQPTPRSPAHLPQEQSWQPCRPGACGAAPGQPRPLPELLAPAASTGAPHEVRQRHGAPSHHSACGLPCWSAPLLAL